One Candidatus Kapaibacterium sp. genomic window carries:
- a CDS encoding T9SS type A sorting domain-containing protein, with protein sequence MIFKKTLLFLLTFCFAIPIYGIELPHPKPLMRKLEFAKERESEGGELRVRRIEAIKQSEKMRHELYGKSPELMSAQPEWKCIGPFNISGRIRSIVVHPSNPGQIYIGAAAGGVWKTHDNGVHWTPLFDFENSISFGSLALDPIDPEIIYAATGEMIIGGGISYLGSGVYRSSNGGKNWDLIGLPDVGAFSKIYVHPSDRNLIIAGGAESNGGLYISLDMGKNWNRKITGNITDISLNPTNKNEMFIAVNGDGVYYTGNMGENWTKKSSGITNIGGRISVQASASDFSIAYALVERSNSRAAIFKTTDRGNEWNMVHDGDHAFFRGQGFYNNYLAVHPTNPNIVLAGGIDLWRTANGGSSWQSVSDNTQKERMHVDNHHAAFSPLNPNVVYNATDGGIYMSSDAGISWKDINANLAITQFYAISTDLMQPYRDYGGTQDNGTIGSRNNEWGKYISGDGFDLFLHPDNANILFGELYYGQIFKYKFNSSGKNDLEFLYNKIPAQDSGIWHSPFLLDKKFRRIFLGLHAIYVSYDFGDTFFPISQRGTHQHTSIAFSELDAKILLAGNRIGQIFRSSDSGKEWQQINAPPMPRRTVTEIKFSKIDRETAYATFSGYGKPHLFKTTDLGVSWFDIGSNLPDVPINALEFHPNDENIIFVGTDIGVYASYDGGGVWFPYGHSLSRSPVIDLLIHDNTTIFPQMKLRAGTHGRSIWEADIVDMPQLATEITSPAGGENLIGTTDFRISWSGFRSPVDISVRFGENQEWTELASGVHGNSFLWAVPDLDALTARISIRSSIDGVTRISNSFSIKKLEKGAILRTGNVSIASYGIVHDGGNSLWVTDFGGNQVHKVNLEDFTITKSLTLPYSEFYTDITINESKDLLYLHRLNESSGNGGKIITIDTNGNFIREFATPATSYPIGLAYSNGDLFVAERDVNRRIFRIDAQTAAVKNSFKNPFDNTFGPRGMTFYEGNLYQVSTLFIANALNRSSALVFSPSSPTEIISDIPLSTAQNFINARGIDVDPNDYSLWACDVNGNIYNIANDMLLTSVSDNFEKDELYIVPNPASEHFSLSYLPKQSGNYSFELIDLTSVIQMNQSKYLQGNEATEIFFRISKLSKGLYFVRISRDGLPIRHEKVIVIN encoded by the coding sequence ATGATTTTCAAAAAAACTTTGCTTTTTTTACTGACTTTTTGCTTTGCTATCCCAATATATGGAATTGAACTGCCGCACCCCAAACCGCTGATGAGAAAACTTGAGTTTGCGAAAGAGAGGGAAAGTGAGGGTGGCGAACTGAGAGTACGTAGAATAGAAGCGATTAAGCAATCCGAAAAGATGAGACACGAACTATACGGGAAATCTCCCGAATTGATGTCTGCACAACCCGAGTGGAAATGTATCGGACCTTTTAATATTTCGGGGAGAATCCGTTCCATCGTAGTTCACCCTTCAAATCCGGGACAAATTTATATCGGAGCAGCAGCCGGTGGCGTTTGGAAAACTCATGATAACGGTGTGCATTGGACTCCATTGTTCGATTTCGAAAATTCCATTTCGTTTGGCTCCTTAGCTCTCGACCCTATTGACCCTGAGATTATTTACGCTGCCACCGGCGAAATGATTATCGGTGGCGGTATTTCATATCTGGGCTCTGGGGTTTATCGTTCGTCAAATGGCGGTAAAAATTGGGATTTGATTGGACTTCCCGATGTGGGAGCTTTCTCTAAGATTTATGTTCATCCTTCAGACCGTAATTTAATCATTGCCGGTGGTGCCGAAAGCAACGGGGGGCTTTATATTTCTCTTGATATGGGCAAAAATTGGAATCGCAAAATTACCGGAAATATTACTGATATTTCGCTCAATCCTACCAATAAGAACGAAATGTTCATCGCTGTAAATGGCGATGGAGTCTATTATACAGGAAATATGGGCGAAAATTGGACGAAAAAATCATCAGGTATCACAAATATCGGTGGGCGGATTTCAGTTCAAGCATCGGCATCAGATTTTTCAATTGCTTATGCACTCGTCGAACGCAGCAATTCACGAGCGGCAATCTTCAAAACGACGGATAGAGGCAATGAATGGAATATGGTACACGACGGTGACCATGCTTTCTTCAGAGGGCAAGGTTTTTATAATAATTATTTGGCTGTGCATCCCACAAATCCGAACATAGTCCTTGCAGGTGGAATTGACTTATGGAGAACAGCAAACGGCGGTAGTTCATGGCAATCTGTTTCTGATAATACTCAAAAGGAACGCATGCACGTGGATAATCATCATGCTGCTTTTTCGCCCCTTAATCCTAACGTTGTTTACAATGCTACTGACGGCGGTATTTATATGAGTTCCGATGCCGGAATTTCTTGGAAAGACATCAATGCAAATTTGGCGATTACTCAATTTTATGCAATTTCTACCGATTTGATGCAGCCGTATAGAGATTATGGCGGCACCCAAGACAATGGAACTATCGGCAGCAGAAATAACGAATGGGGTAAATATATTTCGGGCGATGGATTTGATTTGTTCCTTCATCCGGATAACGCTAATATTTTATTCGGAGAGTTATACTACGGTCAAATATTCAAATACAAATTCAATTCCTCCGGTAAAAATGATTTGGAATTTCTGTACAATAAGATTCCTGCACAAGATTCGGGAATTTGGCATTCGCCATTTTTGTTAGACAAAAAATTCAGAAGAATCTTCTTGGGACTGCATGCAATTTATGTTTCGTATGATTTTGGCGATACTTTTTTCCCGATTTCCCAGCGAGGCACTCACCAACATACTTCAATTGCATTTTCCGAGCTTGATGCGAAAATATTGTTAGCCGGAAACCGAATCGGGCAAATTTTTCGGTCGAGCGATTCGGGAAAAGAATGGCAACAAATTAACGCTCCGCCAATGCCGAGGCGCACAGTAACCGAGATAAAATTTTCTAAAATTGACAGGGAAACAGCATATGCTACATTCTCGGGATATGGCAAGCCCCATTTGTTCAAGACTACGGATTTGGGCGTCTCATGGTTTGATATTGGCTCAAATTTGCCCGACGTTCCGATTAATGCCTTAGAATTCCACCCAAATGATGAAAATATAATATTTGTCGGTACCGATATTGGCGTTTATGCAAGCTACGACGGCGGTGGTGTGTGGTTTCCGTACGGACATTCTCTATCTCGCAGCCCTGTGATTGATTTGTTGATTCACGATAATACCACAATCTTCCCGCAAATGAAGCTCCGAGCCGGAACTCATGGGCGCTCGATATGGGAAGCCGATATAGTCGATATGCCCCAATTAGCAACGGAAATCACTTCTCCGGCAGGTGGAGAGAATCTAATCGGCACAACGGATTTTCGTATTTCTTGGTCGGGATTTCGCTCTCCTGTTGATATTTCGGTACGATTTGGCGAAAACCAAGAATGGACTGAACTCGCAAGCGGTGTTCACGGGAATTCATTTTTGTGGGCTGTGCCGGATTTAGATGCATTGACCGCGAGAATTTCAATTAGAAGCTCAATTGATGGCGTCACGAGAATTTCAAATTCTTTCAGCATCAAAAAATTGGAAAAGGGCGCTATTTTGCGAACCGGCAATGTTTCAATCGCAAGCTATGGAATTGTGCATGACGGCGGAAATTCATTATGGGTGACAGATTTCGGCGGCAACCAAGTGCACAAGGTAAATCTTGAAGATTTCACAATCACGAAATCGCTAACTTTGCCATATTCGGAATTTTACACAGATATTACAATCAACGAATCGAAAGACCTGCTTTATCTGCATCGGCTCAACGAATCAAGCGGCAACGGCGGCAAAATTATCACTATTGACACCAACGGCAATTTTATTCGCGAATTTGCTACTCCTGCAACGAGCTATCCGATAGGACTTGCATACAGCAATGGAGATTTGTTCGTTGCCGAGCGTGATGTGAATAGGCGGATTTTCCGGATTGATGCTCAAACGGCTGCCGTGAAAAATTCATTCAAAAACCCTTTTGATAATACTTTCGGTCCGCGTGGAATGACATTTTATGAAGGAAATTTATACCAAGTATCAACTCTTTTTATAGCTAATGCTTTGAATCGTTCATCGGCTTTGGTGTTTTCGCCATCATCACCAACTGAAATCATTTCTGACATTCCGCTTTCAACCGCCCAAAATTTTATTAATGCTCGCGGTATTGATGTTGACCCGAACGATTACTCGCTGTGGGCCTGCGATGTCAACGGAAATATTTACAATATCGCTAATGATATGTTATTGACATCAGTTTCGGATAATTTTGAAAAAGATGAGTTATACATTGTACCAAATCCGGCAAGTGAGCATTTTTCACTGTCTTATTTGCCGAAGCAAAGTGGCAATTATTCTTTTGAATTGATTGATTTGACAAGTGTTATTCAAATGAATCAGAGTAAATATTTGCAAGGAAATGAAGCCACCGAAATATTTTTCCGAATATCAAAGCTGAGTAAAGGCTTATATTTCGTCCGAATTAGCAGGGACGGATTGCCAATCAGGCATGAAAAAGTAATTGTTATAAATTAA
- a CDS encoding T9SS type A sorting domain-containing protein, with product MKYFLFLLLYILSARVSDGQIPETSRGYALLLTPVLDSTSGRLDAIFTWDADTNAYSYTVFMKFKEDSLFGDPIKTISRFDSQYVFTDFERGRWYEFLIEKDMIDYFAYGYMNIGIDVPAIEHRGNVLILVDESIDLVLNDKIERLSKDMFVDGWRVFRDTAPRAETFDSAKVMQTKGKIIEYYNKENITAVLLFGRIAVPYSGSFAVDGHTPDHDGAWASDIFYGDVDGIWTDTLTNLKSDDERTRNRPNDGKFDQIIIPSDIEIAVGRVDMFNLPFFEKNELELLEQYLDKNHRFRTGIDRYPDKMIVSDAFGPDLKEGFAASAWMSFSAMTDWREIDDEDLRDMVSDNDYIWGYGCGPGSFVRAERVAYAEDFASKPMRVAFTQLFGSYFGDWDSENNLMRAALAAAPGGLICVWSGRPHWFFHHTAFGESIAYSTLLSQNSRPNNYRASSPYARRMNHIALIGDPTLKTSFVQSPSNLAVTSDSQIHLSWDESPDSNIIGYYVYSSDEKYGQYQRISDEIVTTTSFTDVTAKHIWNYYMVRAIKEERLHSGTYLNLSQGVISEEGTLRIDLTRDKVLNTLLYPNPASDNTNLVIVTDLSGVSEIKLFDLSRKLLNKLSINISEFVTKKNILLTDAEGNSLASGVYYIEISINGVVRHIKFMIID from the coding sequence ATGAAATACTTTTTATTTTTATTATTATATATACTCTCTGCTCGAGTCAGCGATGGTCAAATCCCTGAAACGAGCCGTGGATATGCACTATTGCTTACTCCTGTGCTTGATTCAACTTCAGGCAGATTGGATGCCATTTTCACTTGGGATGCCGACACCAACGCATACAGCTATACTGTTTTTATGAAATTCAAGGAAGATTCGCTATTTGGCGACCCAATTAAAACAATCAGCCGTTTCGATTCGCAGTATGTTTTCACAGATTTTGAACGCGGTCGTTGGTATGAATTTCTGATTGAAAAGGACATGATTGATTATTTTGCTTATGGTTACATGAACATAGGGATTGATGTGCCGGCGATAGAACATCGTGGCAATGTGTTGATTTTGGTTGATGAAAGCATAGATTTGGTTTTGAACGATAAAATTGAAAGACTGTCAAAAGATATGTTTGTTGACGGATGGCGAGTTTTCCGAGATACTGCTCCGCGAGCAGAGACATTTGACAGTGCCAAAGTGATGCAAACAAAGGGAAAAATAATCGAATATTACAACAAGGAAAATATCACTGCTGTTTTGCTTTTTGGAAGAATTGCGGTGCCTTATTCCGGCAGTTTCGCCGTTGACGGGCACACACCAGACCATGATGGTGCATGGGCATCGGATATTTTTTATGGCGACGTTGACGGCATCTGGACAGATACATTAACCAATTTGAAATCCGATGACGAAAGAACACGAAACCGTCCGAATGACGGAAAATTTGACCAAATTATCATTCCTTCGGATATTGAAATTGCAGTCGGCAGAGTAGATATGTTCAATTTGCCTTTTTTTGAAAAGAACGAGCTTGAATTGTTGGAGCAATATTTGGACAAAAACCATAGATTCAGGACCGGAATTGACAGATACCCGGACAAAATGATTGTATCTGATGCATTCGGACCAGATTTAAAAGAGGGCTTTGCCGCATCAGCTTGGATGAGTTTTTCGGCGATGACGGATTGGCGAGAGATAGACGATGAAGATTTACGCGATATGGTTTCTGATAATGATTATATATGGGGTTACGGTTGCGGTCCCGGCTCTTTTGTACGTGCTGAAAGGGTCGCATATGCGGAAGATTTTGCAAGCAAACCGATGCGCGTAGCGTTCACTCAGCTTTTCGGTTCATATTTCGGCGATTGGGATTCGGAAAATAATTTAATGCGAGCAGCTTTAGCAGCAGCACCCGGTGGTTTGATTTGCGTATGGTCAGGGCGTCCTCATTGGTTCTTCCACCATACAGCTTTTGGCGAATCTATTGCTTATTCTACATTGCTGTCGCAAAATTCCCGCCCAAATAATTATCGTGCTTCAAGCCCGTATGCAAGGCGTATGAATCATATAGCTCTAATCGGCGACCCAACTTTAAAAACAAGTTTTGTCCAATCGCCATCAAATTTGGCTGTCACAAGCGACTCACAAATTCATTTGTCGTGGGATGAAAGTCCCGATAGCAATATTATTGGCTATTATGTTTATTCATCCGATGAAAAATACGGACAGTACCAACGAATTTCGGATGAGATTGTGACCACAACTTCATTTACCGATGTTACTGCCAAGCATATTTGGAATTATTATATGGTGAGGGCAATCAAAGAGGAGCGCCTTCATTCGGGCACATATCTCAATCTAAGCCAAGGAGTAATATCCGAAGAAGGAACTTTGCGAATTGATTTGACTCGCGACAAAGTATTAAACACATTGCTCTATCCCAATCCCGCATCAGACAATACAAATTTAGTCATAGTCACGGATTTGAGCGGAGTGTCTGAAATAAAATTGTTCGACTTATCACGCAAATTATTGAATAAACTATCAATTAATATTTCGGAATTCGTTACCAAAAAAAATATTTTATTGACAGATGCGGAAGGAAATTCGTTAGCTTCAGGTGTTTATTACATCGAAATTAGCATCAATGGTGTTGTCCGACATATAAAATTCATGATAATTGATTAA
- the lnt gene encoding apolipoprotein N-acyltransferase: protein MKKFQNTFLSLISGILLALSFPPLPFFMLAFVAFIPILFIFASESHPRRMFLKLYLTFFIYHAGTNWWIGSWQADTDPYLTASAIALAIAHPFFFMIPFIIFNIFKRRYSATVALNLFPFIWVAFEWAHSLGEFSYPWLTYGNTQFYNSIWIQFIDITGIWGASFLVLSANVLILRIILEYRKRSQIGAANSKFIRKAYILLAAIIIFPLIYGIWAKSEYSHDKLKLEYPSAKIGVVQPNINPWRKWEGGVDSQVMMHFALEDSVRAVSGKPDLFIWSETSYPKHTNVENIYEYYMFYERVLATGVPLMMGFAEIRFFEDSLQTPPTARVYPWDSTQIYESYNSAMLVNPVQSSEPQTYRKMRLTPFAERMPYAEYLLFMRSWFEWGVGISAWGRGLEQINLLVETENAKFQIAPIICIESIYPSFVAEFTAKGANVMSVITNDAWYDYTPGPEQHYIIAALRAIENRRYLARCANSGVSGFITPTGSSISILPQYTRIASIEQLPLMDNLTFYVRYRDYLPIAFSLILLISLLFSFFSKKNQEKRQ from the coding sequence GTGAAAAAGTTTCAAAATACATTTCTATCCCTGATTAGCGGAATTTTGCTTGCACTTTCATTTCCACCATTGCCATTTTTTATGTTGGCTTTTGTGGCATTTATACCAATTTTGTTCATTTTCGCTTCGGAATCGCACCCACGCCGCATGTTCTTGAAGCTATATCTTACCTTTTTCATATATCATGCCGGAACAAACTGGTGGATAGGCAGTTGGCAAGCTGATACTGACCCGTATCTGACGGCATCTGCAATCGCACTCGCCATAGCGCATCCATTTTTCTTCATGATTCCATTCATTATTTTCAATATATTCAAACGCCGTTATTCAGCAACAGTAGCACTCAATCTATTTCCATTCATTTGGGTAGCATTTGAATGGGCACATTCCTTGGGCGAATTTTCATATCCATGGCTGACCTATGGCAATACGCAATTTTACAATTCAATTTGGATTCAATTCATAGATATTACCGGAATTTGGGGAGCATCGTTTTTAGTGCTTTCGGCAAATGTGCTGATTTTGAGAATTATACTCGAATATAGGAAAAGAAGTCAGATTGGGGCGGCAAATAGCAAATTCATACGGAAAGCATACATTTTATTAGCTGCAATTATAATTTTCCCGTTGATTTACGGAATATGGGCAAAATCTGAGTACAGTCACGACAAACTCAAACTCGAATATCCTTCGGCGAAAATTGGAGTTGTCCAACCAAATATTAATCCATGGAGAAAGTGGGAAGGTGGAGTGGATAGTCAAGTAATGATGCACTTTGCTCTTGAAGACTCGGTTAGAGCAGTCAGTGGTAAGCCGGATTTGTTCATTTGGAGCGAAACATCATACCCCAAGCATACAAATGTAGAAAACATTTACGAATATTACATGTTTTACGAGAGAGTTTTGGCTACGGGTGTGCCATTGATGATGGGATTTGCCGAAATTAGATTTTTTGAAGATAGCCTCCAAACTCCTCCGACTGCAAGAGTCTATCCTTGGGATTCGACTCAGATATACGAATCATACAATTCAGCGATGCTGGTCAACCCTGTGCAATCGTCCGAGCCACAAACATATAGGAAAATGAGATTGACGCCTTTTGCTGAGCGAATGCCCTATGCCGAATATTTGCTTTTCATGCGTTCGTGGTTTGAATGGGGAGTTGGGATTTCCGCTTGGGGACGTGGATTGGAGCAAATAAATTTACTTGTCGAAACGGAAAATGCAAAATTCCAAATTGCCCCAATTATTTGTATCGAATCAATTTATCCGTCGTTTGTCGCGGAGTTTACAGCCAAAGGTGCAAATGTAATGTCGGTAATCACAAACGATGCTTGGTATGATTACACTCCGGGACCTGAGCAACATTATATTATAGCTGCTTTGCGAGCAATCGAAAATCGCCGATATTTGGCACGTTGTGCTAATAGCGGCGTGTCCGGCTTCATAACTCCAACAGGCAGTTCAATTTCCATTCTGCCTCAATACACTCGAATAGCATCAATCGAGCAATTGCCCTTGATGGACAATCTCACATTTTATGTCCGCTACCGAGATTATTTGCCCATTGCTTTTTCATTGATTTTACTTATTTCGCTTTTATTCTCATTTTTCTCAAAAAAGAATCAAGAAAAGCGTCAATAG
- a CDS encoding flagellar motor protein MotB, translating to MIKKGRTYHKTHHNTGADRYLITYADLITLLLGLFVVLYSTAQVDQEKFKEYAAAFSGYFKSSDKSPLDGGSGVLEGMKDGVPEAILPEASSRNMEEISEELEEKLATFIEAGGVAIERNDSGFKLIMQEKLLFPSGKAELVPDGSRALDSISSILSNWQLTIEIDGHTDNVPIKTFQYESNWHLSSARAVNVAYSMIRKGVPDYNLVIRGFGPQRPIADNISPEGKARNRRVEINIGPLTGDMPSTDGYKNNQEIEN from the coding sequence TTGATAAAAAAAGGGCGAACATATCACAAAACGCATCATAATACCGGTGCAGATCGGTACTTGATAACCTATGCGGATTTGATTACATTGCTGTTGGGATTGTTTGTGGTACTGTACTCGACTGCACAGGTGGACCAAGAGAAGTTTAAGGAATATGCGGCTGCATTCTCGGGTTATTTCAAATCTTCGGATAAGTCTCCTTTAGATGGTGGCAGCGGTGTTTTGGAAGGCATGAAGGATGGAGTGCCTGAAGCAATTTTGCCTGAGGCATCGTCACGCAATATGGAAGAGATTTCCGAAGAACTCGAAGAGAAATTAGCTACTTTTATTGAAGCGGGTGGAGTAGCTATCGAACGTAATGATTCGGGATTTAAACTGATTATGCAGGAGAAATTGCTTTTCCCGTCCGGAAAAGCCGAACTTGTTCCCGATGGCAGTCGTGCATTAGATTCAATTTCGTCTATTTTAAGCAATTGGCAATTGACAATCGAAATTGATGGGCATACAGACAACGTGCCGATAAAAACTTTTCAGTACGAATCTAATTGGCATTTGTCTTCGGCGCGGGCTGTAAACGTTGCATATTCGATGATACGAAAAGGAGTGCCCGATTACAACTTGGTGATTCGCGGATTCGGTCCTCAACGCCCGATTGCCGACAACATAAGCCCCGAAGGGAAAGCTCGAAATCGAAGAGTCGAAATTAACATCGGACCTTTGACCGGAGACATGCCTTCGACGGACGGATATAAAAATAATCAAGAAATTGAAAATTAG
- a CDS encoding T9SS type A sorting domain-containing protein, producing the protein MKRVLLLVVIAYLLASAFANAEPDPRFLRSSDFAVLINVEIDEQAPSITLKWKHNELAKSYFIFKKLVKDNFWSANPIATLDSNITEFTDNAVQIGVEYEYEVRMLFLVSIGSNDDSQVGQMMGFGYACAGVNIAAKHDHGTVLLVVDETMATPLESEIERLKDDLRGEGWGVDMITVARAEAFNGAAVIATKNQILAAYTANPAINTVYLLGRIAVPYSGDLAPDAHANHRGAWPADIYYGYISGHQWFTDASVNVVVEGQREANKNVPGDGKFDITEMAIPAELAVGRVDLYDMPQFHNEDNGLTNETELLRNYLNKNHLYRTGQQLLEKKGIIDDNFGANPGIETSFSSSGWRNMASLLGNENVQAADWFTTLSTSSALWAYGCGGGSYTSAGGIGNSEKFSNTPVNSVFTMLFGSYFGDWDNKNNLLRAPLASNPSALTCSWSGRPHWYYHHMGTNHSIGYSALLSHNNKNLYKPSIVWTSQYPNGVIYAIGMKQIHTALMGDPTLTMYSNEVPKVPNLSVVVDENEKQVITWDAPNKSGNLRYEIYRSTSEYGIFQKINTTPVSELTYTDNFDYDGKVYYSVRASSIINNNSGSFWALSLHNVTSVTLVSTSVEDELADNVDLKIYPNPVSELLNIKFSTQKLCDVKIEVTDLYGSSLITLLDKRLSSGTHSISWDIKNKSNQVLPQGVYFVKIIKSGQVYIEKINVIR; encoded by the coding sequence ATGAAAAGAGTTTTACTTCTTGTAGTTATAGCTTATTTATTAGCTTCCGCTTTTGCAAATGCCGAACCTGACCCACGATTTTTACGTTCAAGCGATTTTGCAGTTTTGATTAATGTTGAAATTGATGAACAAGCACCCTCAATCACATTGAAATGGAAACATAACGAATTGGCGAAGAGCTATTTCATATTTAAAAAATTAGTGAAAGATAATTTTTGGAGTGCGAATCCTATTGCAACACTTGATAGCAATATTACTGAATTTACAGATAATGCTGTTCAAATTGGTGTGGAATACGAATATGAGGTACGAATGCTCTTCCTTGTTTCAATTGGGTCCAATGATGACAGTCAAGTCGGTCAAATGATGGGCTTCGGTTATGCTTGTGCCGGAGTCAACATTGCTGCGAAGCATGACCATGGAACAGTATTGCTTGTAGTGGATGAAACTATGGCGACTCCATTGGAAAGTGAAATAGAGCGCCTTAAAGATGATTTACGTGGTGAAGGCTGGGGAGTAGATATGATTACGGTAGCTCGAGCAGAAGCTTTCAATGGTGCAGCAGTAATAGCTACTAAAAATCAAATTCTGGCTGCATATACAGCAAATCCGGCTATTAACACTGTTTATCTTTTGGGTCGAATTGCAGTACCGTATTCGGGAGATTTAGCACCGGATGCTCACGCAAACCATCGCGGTGCGTGGCCCGCTGATATATATTATGGCTATATTTCCGGACATCAATGGTTTACTGATGCATCAGTCAACGTAGTTGTAGAAGGGCAGCGAGAAGCTAATAAAAATGTCCCGGGCGATGGCAAATTTGATATTACAGAAATGGCGATTCCGGCGGAATTGGCTGTCGGCAGAGTTGACTTATACGATATGCCGCAATTTCACAATGAGGATAACGGATTAACAAATGAAACAGAACTTTTGAGAAATTACCTGAACAAAAATCATTTATATAGAACAGGTCAGCAACTTTTAGAAAAGAAAGGCATAATTGACGATAATTTCGGGGCGAATCCCGGCATTGAAACCTCTTTTTCATCAAGCGGATGGCGAAATATGGCATCCCTTCTTGGTAACGAAAATGTACAAGCGGCAGATTGGTTCACAACACTATCCACAAGCTCGGCACTTTGGGCTTATGGCTGTGGTGGCGGCAGCTATACCAGCGCCGGAGGAATTGGAAATTCCGAAAAATTTTCTAATACTCCTGTGAATTCTGTTTTCACTATGCTTTTCGGCTCCTATTTCGGCGATTGGGACAATAAAAACAATTTGCTGCGAGCACCGCTTGCGTCCAATCCTTCGGCTTTGACTTGCTCATGGTCCGGTAGACCACATTGGTATTATCACCACATGGGAACCAATCATTCAATTGGTTATTCGGCTTTGTTATCGCACAACAATAAAAATCTTTACAAACCAAGTATAGTATGGACAAGTCAATATCCAAATGGTGTGATTTATGCAATCGGTATGAAGCAAATTCATACGGCTCTTATGGGCGACCCAACTTTGACGATGTATTCGAATGAAGTACCCAAAGTGCCAAATCTTTCGGTAGTTGTAGATGAAAATGAAAAACAAGTTATCACTTGGGATGCTCCAAATAAGAGCGGCAATCTCAGATACGAAATTTACCGCTCAACATCCGAATACGGCATATTTCAAAAAATAAACACGACACCGGTGAGCGAGTTGACCTATACCGATAATTTCGATTATGACGGCAAAGTTTATTACTCCGTGCGTGCATCAAGCATTATCAACAACAACAGCGGCTCGTTTTGGGCGCTAAGTTTGCACAATGTTACTTCCGTTACACTTGTCAGCACATCCGTAGAAGATGAATTAGCCGACAATGTTGATTTGAAAATTTACCCAAATCCGGTAAGCGAATTGTTGAACATCAAATTCTCAACTCAAAAACTATGCGATGTCAAAATCGAAGTTACCGATTTGTACGGGTCATCGTTAATCACTTTGCTTGACAAAAGGTTGAGCTCCGGCACTCATTCAATATCTTGGGATATCAAGAATAAATCTAATCAGGTACTACCGCAAGGGGTTTACTTTGTGAAAATCATCAAAAGCGGTCAAGTATATATCGAGAAAATCAATGTAATTAGATAA
- a CDS encoding ABC transporter permease, translated as MINFTAEVGRIVILLVSVLKYFPRAIKDRKLVLDQMAIVGSDSLPLVVLIGSFTGAIAALQATNLFDKFNLVNIAKPFIGSSIATVVFTELTPVLTALVIAGRVGASMAAQLGTMNVTEQIDALEMMGIDKNRYLAMPRAIATLFMMPVLAVFSNVVALVGGFLLTYIKFEFEAATFFDSVQRFFQASEVLLGLTKSFVFGGVTALIGVHVGFATTGGAEGVGNSTVRAFTLSAAAILIIDALFGYIW; from the coding sequence GTGATAAATTTCACTGCCGAAGTCGGTAGAATCGTAATTCTGCTGGTATCTGTATTGAAATATTTCCCCCGAGCAATCAAAGACCGGAAATTAGTGCTCGACCAAATGGCAATCGTCGGCTCGGATTCATTGCCACTCGTTGTGTTGATTGGTTCATTTACAGGTGCAATTGCAGCGCTTCAGGCAACGAATTTGTTCGACAAATTCAACTTGGTCAATATCGCCAAGCCTTTTATCGGCTCATCAATCGCAACTGTCGTTTTTACCGAGCTTACTCCTGTGCTTACTGCATTGGTCATCGCCGGGCGAGTAGGTGCTTCAATGGCAGCACAACTCGGCACAATGAACGTAACTGAGCAAATTGATGCACTCGAAATGATGGGAATTGATAAAAATCGCTATCTTGCTATGCCACGCGCTATCGCTACATTGTTTATGATGCCTGTGCTTGCAGTATTTTCAAACGTCGTGGCTTTGGTCGGTGGTTTTTTACTTACCTATATCAAATTTGAATTCGAAGCGGCAACATTTTTTGATTCTGTCCAAAGATTTTTCCAAGCAAGCGAAGTGCTCTTGGGCTTGACCAAATCCTTCGTTTTCGGTGGAGTGACGGCGTTGATTGGTGTACACGTGGGTTTTGCAACCACAGGCGGCGCCGAAGGAGTCGGGAACAGTACAGTCAGGGCATTCACTTTGTCCGCTGCTGCAATTTTGATAATAGATGCCTTATTTGGCTATATTTGGTAG